Within Flagellimonas maritima, the genomic segment TCCAAACTGAGAATGGACAATTTGGTGTTTCCCATTTATTTTGAATTTGGTCCTTCACGTCTTCGCGAAACAGAAAAAACTATTCGATATTCCATTCAAAACCAATTTAGAATGGGAATTGGAGGGTATGGCGGATTCAATCTTGGCACAAGGCAAAAGTTAAAATATTCCAGGGATGGAGAACAAGTTAAGGATAAGTTTAAACGAGACTATAATACCAGTGATTTAATTTATGGACTAAGTGCATATGTAGGCTTTGATGGTGTACTCCTGTATGCAAAATATGATTTAAATCCAATTTTTAGGAATGCAGTAATAGAACAAAACAATATTTCCTTGGGCCTCCGGTTTGATCTGTGATTATAATGCCGGTTTTAGCACAGTCGATAATTTTTCAATTATTCGGCTGTGCTCACCATTTCCAAAATTTCAAATTTTATAGCGCACTCCTTATTTCATCAGTGAACTCTTCTTTATAATAAACCCTTTTGCAATGCGAACATTCCAGATATTGGGACGTTCCGATTTTAAAAAGGGGAATCCAAAATAAATGAATATAACTGGCTTGCGAAGTTGCCGTTAAAGTATTGACTTGTGAACAATGTGGGCAAGGAATGTTGGCAAGTGATTTGGTTTCTTTTTTTCCCAATTTTGTTCCGAAAAAGAGAATCATGGTTGGATCTTGTACTGTGATTTATGTCATAAAATTAGTTAATCATTGTCTTATAAAAAATTCATTCAAGAATTATAAAACACTTTTAATATTAGCAAACTCTTTTTCATGATTTTTTTGTTTTTTAGCTACCTTTAGAGGCTATTAAAACTATATTGATTTCAAAAACTACCATAGACCAAGTGTACGAAAC encodes:
- a CDS encoding zinc-ribbon domain-containing protein; the protein is MILFFGTKLGKKETKSLANIPCPHCSQVNTLTATSQASYIHLFWIPLFKIGTSQYLECSHCKRVYYKEEFTDEIRSAL